A genomic window from Agrobacterium tumefaciens includes:
- a CDS encoding glycosyltransferase family 2 protein: MVSGSQPICVIIAAKNASETIDIAIRSALVEPEVGEVVVIDDGSTDTTSDVAHAADDGSGRLRVVRFDVNRGPSAARNHAISISSAPLISILDADDFFFRGRFTAMLADDDWDLVADNIAFIQQSVPGASSMQPARFEPEARFLSLAEFVEGNISRPGVERGETGFLKPVIRRNFLDKHALRYDEALRLGEDYELYVRALAAGARYKVIRHCGYGAIVRGNSLSGRHSTEDLRRLYEADRSILAGCRLSANEAAILREHEKHIRAKFELRHFLDAKKQKGMGGALTHALARLPALPAITRGILTDKTARFRKPSQPVRDVRYLLEGTPVS; this comes from the coding sequence ATGGTGAGTGGTTCACAGCCCATTTGCGTCATCATCGCTGCGAAAAATGCATCCGAAACGATCGATATCGCCATCCGCTCCGCGCTTGTGGAACCGGAGGTCGGCGAAGTGGTGGTGATCGACGATGGTTCCACCGATACGACAAGCGATGTCGCGCATGCGGCAGATGACGGTAGCGGTCGCTTGCGGGTGGTGCGATTCGACGTCAACCGCGGACCTTCCGCTGCCCGCAACCATGCGATCTCAATTTCATCTGCGCCGCTTATCAGCATCCTCGATGCGGACGACTTTTTTTTCAGGGGCCGTTTCACCGCCATGCTGGCCGATGATGACTGGGATCTGGTCGCCGACAATATCGCCTTCATCCAGCAATCGGTTCCGGGCGCATCCTCCATGCAGCCGGCCCGCTTCGAACCTGAGGCCCGGTTCCTGTCGCTTGCGGAATTCGTGGAAGGCAATATTTCCAGGCCCGGCGTGGAGCGCGGAGAGACAGGTTTCCTGAAACCGGTGATACGCCGCAACTTTCTCGACAAACATGCGCTGCGCTACGACGAGGCCCTGCGGCTGGGCGAAGATTATGAGCTTTACGTTCGCGCGCTTGCCGCCGGCGCCCGCTACAAGGTCATCCGCCATTGCGGTTACGGCGCAATCGTGCGCGGCAATTCGCTGAGCGGGCGTCACAGCACCGAGGACCTTCGCCGCTTATACGAGGCGGACAGGTCCATCCTCGCTGGCTGCAGGCTGTCCGCCAACGAGGCGGCGATCCTTCGAGAACATGAAAAACATATCCGCGCCAAATTCGAGCTTCGCCATTTTCTCGATGCGAAAAAGCAGAAAGGCATGGGCGGCGCGCTAACCCACGCTCTTGCACGCCTGCCCGCCCTGCCCGCCATCACGCGCGGTATCCTGACCGACAAGACCGCGCGTTTCCGCAAGCCGTCGCAGCCCGTACGGGATGTGCGATATCTTCTGGAGGGGACGCCGGTTTCGTAA
- a CDS encoding exopolysaccharide production repressor protein, whose translation MYAPRVFFSMIGALLTFAVATYFIHGSFYTAFIQTLICAVLLQVGYFIAILVLVAREKRRLRETFAHDRSAETMTAETAKSAPPHGAKLTDM comes from the coding sequence ATGTATGCACCTCGTGTTTTTTTCAGCATGATCGGTGCGTTGCTTACCTTTGCGGTTGCTACATATTTCATTCACGGGTCGTTCTATACGGCGTTCATCCAGACCCTCATCTGCGCCGTCCTTCTGCAAGTCGGTTATTTTATTGCAATTCTGGTTCTGGTCGCCCGCGAAAAGCGCCGGTTGCGTGAGACATTCGCGCATGATCGCAGCGCTGAAACCATGACGGCCGAAACAGCCAAAAGCGCCCCGCCGCATGGCGCGAAACTCACCGATATGTAA
- a CDS encoding DUF6074 family protein: MTTSSEVIAFPAKNRIADVKRCATMLDRLHGVEANDFWRRECRELAAYLTGLGYEDAAMRHEVMEFQNAVQAELWSGDAAPEARRDSH; the protein is encoded by the coding sequence GTGACGACGAGTTCAGAAGTAATCGCCTTTCCGGCAAAGAACCGCATTGCCGACGTAAAACGGTGTGCAACCATGCTTGACCGTCTGCATGGTGTGGAGGCGAATGATTTCTGGCGCAGGGAGTGCCGTGAACTGGCCGCCTATCTGACGGGATTGGGTTATGAAGACGCTGCCATGCGGCACGAGGTCATGGAATTTCAAAACGCGGTGCAGGCCGAATTGTGGTCCGGCGATGCTGCCCCCGAGGCTCGTCGCGACAGCCATTGA
- a CDS encoding tetratricopeptide repeat protein, whose product MIAVDACVVKNSDASTRRVPLKNNRGFRASLVVCTVLAGLSGCATSNQTEDVFRIDRAQGSQENIASLTSVINANPQDPEGYNVRGSAYGRAGDSRRAIEDFNKALQLNPRFYQAYANRALVYRNSGQQQQALQDYNAALQINASYDVALIGRGNLYRQSGRVNEAFDDFSRAIQLETTDGRAWHNRGLIYQLRNQHAQAIEDFSKAISLSSTSPEPYNGRGLSYVALNDDENAFADFNHAISLDGNVAESWANQALVYERRGEMAKAAKSYSHAARLDPKYKPALDGVARTRGASAS is encoded by the coding sequence ATGATCGCTGTCGATGCCTGTGTTGTGAAAAACTCCGACGCCTCCACGCGGCGGGTGCCATTGAAAAACAACAGAGGGTTTCGTGCTTCTCTGGTCGTCTGCACCGTGCTCGCCGGTCTTTCCGGTTGCGCGACATCCAACCAGACGGAAGACGTGTTCAGGATCGACCGCGCCCAGGGCTCGCAGGAAAACATCGCCTCGCTCACCTCGGTCATCAACGCCAATCCGCAGGATCCGGAAGGCTACAATGTCCGTGGCTCGGCTTACGGCCGCGCGGGTGATTCCCGCCGCGCCATCGAAGACTTCAACAAGGCATTGCAGCTGAACCCGCGCTTCTACCAGGCTTACGCCAACCGCGCGCTGGTTTATCGCAACTCCGGTCAGCAGCAGCAGGCCCTGCAGGACTATAACGCCGCCCTGCAGATCAATGCGAGCTATGATGTGGCGCTGATCGGCCGTGGCAATCTTTACCGCCAGTCGGGACGGGTCAACGAAGCGTTCGACGATTTCTCCCGCGCCATCCAGCTTGAAACCACGGATGGACGCGCATGGCACAATCGCGGCTTGATCTACCAGCTGCGCAACCAGCACGCCCAGGCCATCGAGGACTTCTCCAAGGCGATTTCCCTGTCTTCCACCTCGCCGGAACCCTATAACGGGCGTGGCCTCTCCTATGTCGCCTTGAACGACGACGAAAACGCCTTCGCGGATTTCAATCACGCTATTTCGCTTGATGGCAATGTCGCCGAATCCTGGGCCAACCAGGCGTTGGTCTATGAGCGGCGCGGCGAGATGGCCAAGGCCGCCAAGTCCTATTCCCACGCGGCGCGGCTCGATCCGAAATACAAGCCGGCGCTCGATGGTGTTGCCCGCACACGCGGCGCCAGCGCCTCCTGA
- the rpsU gene encoding 30S ribosomal protein S21: MQVLVRDNNVDQALRALKKKMQREGIFREMKMRDYYEKPSQKRAREKAEAVRRVRKLARKRAQREGLIAAPRASR; encoded by the coding sequence GTGCAGGTACTAGTCCGCGACAATAACGTTGATCAGGCGCTTCGCGCCCTCAAGAAAAAGATGCAGCGCGAAGGCATTTTCCGTGAAATGAAAATGCGCGATTATTACGAAAAGCCCTCCCAGAAGCGCGCCCGCGAAAAGGCTGAAGCCGTTCGCCGCGTTCGCAAGCTGGCACGCAAGCGCGCACAGCGCGAAGGTCTGATTGCGGCCCCGCGCGCGAGCCGTTAA
- a CDS encoding sarcosine oxidase subunit beta family protein, which yields MRKYSVFAVAREALRGHKGWDAQWASPEPRKDYDVIIIGGGGHGLGAAYYLAKEHGITNVAVLEKGWLGGGNTGRNTTIIRSNYLYEESMDIYEHSLKLWEGLSQDLNYNVMYSARGVMMLSHNIHDRQSFSRHINANRLYGIDNEWLTPEQAKAYCPPLDISGNARYPINGAALQRRGGTARHDAVAWGYARAASDRGVHIIQNCEVTAIRRGPDGAVTGVETNRGFIGAKKIGVSAAGHSSVLMKMADVRVPLHSNPLQALVSEPLKPIFPCVVMSNTVHAYISQSDKGELVIGAGTDQYNSYSQTGGLQIITHTLDAICELFPIFRRVKMMRQWGGITDNTPDRSAIQSVTPVPNLFVNCGWGTGGFKATPGSANLFAHLIARGEPHRLAAGLTLDRFRTGRLIDEAAAAAVAH from the coding sequence ATGCGCAAATATTCCGTTTTTGCCGTGGCGCGTGAGGCGCTCAGGGGTCATAAAGGCTGGGATGCGCAATGGGCATCACCCGAGCCGCGCAAGGATTATGACGTCATCATCATCGGCGGCGGCGGCCACGGTCTGGGGGCGGCCTATTATCTTGCCAAGGAACACGGCATCACCAATGTCGCGGTGCTGGAAAAGGGCTGGCTTGGCGGCGGCAATACCGGCCGCAACACCACCATCATCCGTTCCAACTATCTCTATGAAGAGAGCATGGATATTTACGAGCATTCCCTCAAGCTTTGGGAAGGCCTGAGCCAGGATCTCAATTATAACGTCATGTATTCAGCGCGTGGCGTGATGATGCTGTCGCACAATATTCACGACCGGCAGTCCTTCAGCCGGCACATCAATGCCAACCGTCTCTATGGTATCGACAATGAGTGGCTGACGCCCGAACAGGCCAAAGCCTATTGTCCGCCGCTCGATATTTCCGGCAATGCGCGTTATCCGATCAATGGCGCAGCACTCCAGCGCCGTGGCGGCACGGCGCGCCACGATGCGGTGGCCTGGGGTTATGCCCGCGCCGCCTCCGACCGCGGTGTGCACATCATCCAGAATTGCGAGGTCACGGCCATCAGGCGCGGGCCGGACGGGGCAGTGACGGGTGTCGAAACCAATCGCGGTTTCATCGGCGCCAAGAAGATCGGCGTTTCCGCCGCCGGCCACTCCTCGGTTCTCATGAAGATGGCGGATGTGCGGGTGCCCCTGCATTCCAACCCGCTGCAGGCGCTGGTGTCAGAGCCGCTGAAACCGATCTTCCCCTGCGTCGTGATGTCCAACACGGTGCACGCCTATATTTCGCAGTCCGACAAGGGGGAACTGGTCATCGGCGCTGGCACGGACCAGTATAATTCCTATTCCCAGACCGGCGGCCTGCAGATCATCACCCATACGCTCGATGCCATCTGCGAGCTGTTCCCGATCTTCCGTCGTGTCAAGATGATGCGCCAATGGGGCGGCATTACCGACAACACGCCCGACCGTTCGGCCATCCAGAGCGTGACGCCGGTGCCGAACCTCTTTGTCAATTGCGGCTGGGGTACGGGTGGTTTCAAGGCGACACCGGGTTCGGCCAATCTCTTTGCCCATCTCATCGCCCGCGGTGAGCCACATCGCCTTGCCGCCGGGCTGACACTCGACCGGTTCCGCACCGGCCGGCTCATAGATGAGGCCGCCGCTGCCGCGGTGGCGCATTGA
- a CDS encoding sarcosine oxidase subunit delta, with protein sequence MLLIHCPYCGEDRSELEFRWAGEAHIARPENIADISDEAFAEYFFIRDNDKGLVFERWRHIHGCGRFFNAARHSVSDKFLMTYRAGEPKPDVETVLSGEKGAGQ encoded by the coding sequence ATGCTTCTGATCCATTGCCCCTATTGCGGGGAAGACCGTTCCGAACTGGAATTCCGCTGGGCGGGCGAGGCCCATATCGCTCGGCCGGAAAACATCGCCGATATTTCTGACGAAGCTTTCGCGGAGTATTTCTTCATTCGCGACAATGACAAGGGTCTCGTTTTTGAGCGCTGGCGGCATATCCATGGCTGCGGCCGGTTTTTCAACGCCGCCCGCCACTCCGTCAGCGATAAATTCCTGATGACCTACAGGGCCGGCGAGCCGAAGCCGGATGTCGAGACTGTCCTGTCTGGAGAAAAGGGAGCCGGGCAATGA
- a CDS encoding sarcosine oxidase subunit alpha: MSGDYRIKGAGRLTPARTARFTFDGKIYSALEGDTVASALLANGVHLIGRSFKYHRPRGFLSAGPEEPNALIDVSRDSMRKQPNVRATVQDVFDGAIIASQNRFPSLSFDISAINDVLSPMFAAGFYYKTFMWPKAAWHKIYEPIIRRAAGLGKAPSEPDADHYSGRYAHCDLLVAGGGVAGLTAALAAANTGASVILVDENAEIGGALRFDTGAVIDGLPGYEWAQKVLAELKSLPNVRVLTRTTAFGYYNHNFVALAERVTDHLATPARHQPRERLWQVRAKKVVLAAGAIERHMVFANNDRPGIMLASAARTYLNHYGVAVGHNVGVYTAHDSAYETAFDLKKAGVKIAAIVDCRENPDRRLLDEARALNIEVLAGHSVYNTAGRLRVSSMTVGRNGGSNKRKIAIDALVVSAGWTPSVHLFSQSRGKLKFDAANQRFLPDIHVQDCVSVGTCNGTDDLAAVIAEAAAAGGSAVEFSGENARGWTGGMIGAAEGAGEGTGVKAFIDFQHDVCAKDIRLAVREGMHSVEHIKRFTTNGMASDQGKMSNMHGLAIASEALGRDLPKVGLTTFRQPYTPVTFGTLINHSRGALFDPARKTPMHDEEAAAGAVFEDVGNWKRAWFFPRAGEDMHEAINRECKMVRDSVGVFDASTLGKIEVVGPDAAKFLNLIYTNAWDTLKPGRCRYGIMTREDGFVYDDGVVGRLAEDRFHVTTTTGGAPRVLQHMEDYLQTEFPDLNVWLTSATEQWAVIAVQGPKAREVIAPFVEGIDLSPEAFPHMAVAEGKFCGVPTRLFRVSFTGELGFEINVPADYGAAVWSAIRERAEAVGGCLYGTETMHILRAEKGYIIVGQDTDGTVTPDDAGLSWAVSKKKTDFVGIRGLKRPDLTRSGRKQLVGLKTKDRLTVPEEGGQIVVDPNQPKPMTMLGHVTSAYWSANLGHSIAFALVADGRARLGETLYIPLADKTIAVEVTDMVFLDKEGARLNG; encoded by the coding sequence ATGAGCGGCGATTACCGTATAAAGGGCGCTGGCCGCCTGACGCCGGCCAGAACGGCGCGTTTCACCTTCGACGGCAAGATTTATTCCGCGCTGGAAGGCGACACGGTTGCCTCAGCGCTTCTCGCAAACGGCGTGCATTTGATCGGCCGCTCGTTTAAATATCACCGGCCGCGTGGTTTCCTGTCTGCAGGGCCGGAAGAGCCGAATGCGCTGATCGACGTCTCACGCGATAGCATGCGCAAGCAGCCGAATGTGCGCGCAACGGTGCAGGATGTGTTCGACGGTGCAATCATCGCCTCGCAGAACCGCTTTCCGTCGCTGTCCTTCGATATCAGCGCGATCAACGACGTCCTTTCGCCGATGTTTGCGGCTGGCTTCTACTACAAGACTTTCATGTGGCCGAAGGCCGCCTGGCACAAGATCTATGAACCGATCATCCGCCGCGCTGCCGGTCTCGGCAAGGCGCCGAGCGAGCCCGATGCGGATCATTATTCAGGCCGTTATGCCCATTGTGACCTGCTGGTGGCCGGTGGTGGCGTTGCCGGTCTGACGGCAGCGCTGGCTGCGGCGAATACCGGCGCCAGCGTCATTCTGGTGGATGAGAATGCCGAAATCGGCGGCGCGCTGCGCTTCGACACGGGAGCGGTTATCGATGGGCTGCCCGGTTATGAGTGGGCGCAGAAGGTTCTCGCCGAATTGAAGTCCCTGCCTAACGTCCGGGTTCTGACCCGCACGACAGCCTTCGGTTATTACAACCACAATTTCGTGGCGCTGGCAGAGCGCGTGACCGATCACCTCGCCACGCCCGCCAGACACCAGCCGCGCGAGCGGCTGTGGCAGGTGCGCGCCAAAAAAGTCGTTCTGGCGGCGGGTGCGATCGAGCGCCACATGGTCTTCGCCAATAATGACCGTCCGGGCATCATGCTGGCATCGGCGGCACGCACATATCTCAATCACTACGGGGTGGCTGTCGGCCACAATGTCGGTGTCTACACCGCCCATGATTCAGCCTATGAAACGGCTTTCGACCTGAAGAAGGCCGGCGTGAAGATCGCCGCCATCGTCGATTGCCGCGAGAACCCGGATCGGCGGTTGCTGGATGAGGCGCGGGCGCTGAACATCGAAGTGTTGGCGGGCCACAGCGTTTACAATACGGCCGGGCGTCTGCGCGTGTCGTCCATGACCGTTGGCCGCAATGGTGGCTCCAACAAACGCAAGATCGCCATTGATGCGCTCGTCGTTTCCGCCGGCTGGACGCCGTCGGTACATCTGTTTTCGCAATCACGCGGCAAGCTGAAGTTTGACGCGGCTAACCAGCGCTTCCTGCCCGATATCCATGTGCAGGACTGTGTTTCCGTCGGCACCTGCAACGGCACGGACGATCTTGCGGCGGTGATTGCCGAAGCGGCGGCTGCTGGCGGTTCCGCTGTGGAGTTTTCCGGCGAGAATGCCCGTGGCTGGACCGGCGGTATGATCGGCGCTGCCGAAGGTGCGGGTGAGGGCACCGGCGTCAAGGCCTTCATCGATTTCCAGCATGATGTCTGCGCCAAGGATATCCGCCTTGCCGTGCGTGAGGGCATGCACTCCGTCGAGCACATCAAACGCTTCACCACCAATGGCATGGCGTCGGATCAGGGCAAGATGTCCAATATGCACGGGCTCGCCATTGCATCCGAAGCGCTGGGTCGGGATTTGCCTAAGGTCGGCCTCACCACTTTCCGTCAGCCCTATACGCCGGTCACCTTCGGTACGCTCATCAATCATTCGCGCGGCGCATTGTTCGATCCGGCCCGCAAGACGCCGATGCACGACGAAGAGGCGGCGGCAGGTGCGGTGTTCGAGGATGTCGGAAACTGGAAGCGCGCGTGGTTCTTCCCGCGTGCGGGCGAGGACATGCACGAAGCAATCAACCGCGAGTGCAAGATGGTGAGAGACAGCGTTGGCGTCTTCGATGCCTCGACGCTCGGCAAGATCGAGGTGGTCGGCCCTGACGCGGCGAAGTTCCTCAACCTCATCTACACCAATGCCTGGGATACGCTGAAACCCGGCCGCTGCCGTTATGGCATCATGACCCGCGAAGACGGCTTCGTTTACGATGACGGCGTCGTCGGGCGTCTTGCCGAGGACCGCTTCCATGTGACGACGACCACGGGCGGCGCGCCGCGTGTTCTGCAGCACATGGAGGATTATCTCCAGACCGAATTCCCCGATCTCAATGTCTGGCTGACCTCGGCCACCGAACAATGGGCTGTCATTGCCGTGCAGGGGCCGAAGGCGCGGGAGGTAATCGCTCCCTTCGTCGAGGGTATCGACCTTTCCCCGGAAGCCTTCCCGCATATGGCGGTGGCCGAGGGCAAGTTCTGCGGCGTGCCGACGCGGCTTTTTCGCGTCTCTTTCACCGGCGAGCTTGGTTTCGAAATCAACGTTCCGGCCGATTACGGCGCAGCCGTCTGGTCTGCCATCCGGGAAAGGGCCGAAGCCGTTGGCGGTTGCCTTTATGGCACCGAAACCATGCATATCCTGCGTGCCGAAAAGGGCTATATCATCGTCGGGCAGGATACCGACGGCACGGTGACGCCTGACGATGCGGGGCTCAGCTGGGCGGTTTCCAAGAAGAAGACGGATTTCGTCGGTATTCGCGGTCTTAAGCGCCCTGATCTCACGCGCTCCGGCCGCAAGCAGCTGGTGGGTCTGAAGACGAAGGACAGGCTGACCGTTCCGGAAGAGGGCGGCCAGATCGTTGTCGATCCGAACCAGCCGAAACCCATGACCATGCTCGGCCATGTGACATCCGCCTACTGGTCGGCAAATCTCGGCCATTCCATCGCCTTTGCGCTGGTGGCGGATGGCAGGGCGCGTTTGGGCGAAACGCTCTATATCCCGCTCGCCGATAAAACCATTGCCGTCGAAGTGACCGACATGGTCTTTCTCGACAAGGAAGGGGCCCGTCTCAATGGCTGA
- a CDS encoding sarcosine oxidase subunit gamma, with amino-acid sequence MADMLHAKRKSVLEDFHGGSPFVSLKPAASASRLSLRARESAVPALSEALGLSLPTSPKSAVTSGLRSALWLGPDEWLVIDQSESDLMAVLSGVSGLFSATDISHRNTAIIVSGPGAEAALNAGCPQDLSLTRFPVGACSRTVFGKAEVVLLRVTDDTFRMECWRSFADYVGGLLQEAAEDVAV; translated from the coding sequence ATGGCTGATATGCTTCACGCAAAACGCAAATCCGTGCTTGAGGATTTCCATGGCGGCTCGCCCTTCGTCTCGCTGAAACCTGCCGCTTCCGCATCACGGCTGTCGCTGCGCGCGCGGGAAAGCGCTGTGCCGGCCCTTTCGGAAGCGCTTGGTCTTTCCTTGCCCACCAGCCCGAAAAGCGCCGTCACCTCGGGTCTGCGGTCTGCTCTCTGGCTCGGCCCGGATGAATGGCTGGTGATCGATCAGAGCGAAAGCGACCTGATGGCAGTGCTCTCCGGCGTCTCCGGCCTGTTTTCGGCAACCGACATTTCTCACCGTAATACGGCCATCATCGTCTCCGGCCCGGGTGCGGAGGCCGCACTCAATGCCGGTTGTCCGCAGGATCTGTCTCTGACACGATTCCCGGTCGGCGCCTGCTCGCGCACGGTTTTCGGCAAGGCGGAAGTGGTTCTGCTACGCGTGACCGACGATACGTTCCGGATGGAATGCTGGCGTTCCTTCGCCGACTATGTCGGCGGGCTGCTGCAGGAGGCGGCTGAGGACGTGGCGGTTTGA
- a CDS encoding metalloprotease — translation MITRRGLIVGCGASFALPGICRCQTYYGCTLTASEIATETNNKKTMEFSYVDGQAPVATSGDKDFDYALAQTLNYLSNLFDVLPGFTYLDDAKGKNAYASPANYMGRSDGTVLFGLRFLQEFLNQPAYPAAYIAAVCAHEFGHIAQYKYGIDDRLGGQPTVKRIELHADYLAGYFAGRRKLDNANFPAAVIAQAQFSVGDHAVDHPGHHGTPDERGNAVKAGFLASYHRRLMFKDALEAGVDYVKTL, via the coding sequence ATGATTACGAGACGCGGCCTTATTGTCGGATGCGGTGCAAGCTTCGCATTGCCCGGAATATGCCGGTGCCAGACTTATTATGGTTGCACGCTAACCGCCTCGGAGATTGCGACGGAAACGAATAACAAAAAAACAATGGAGTTTTCCTACGTTGACGGTCAGGCACCCGTCGCCACATCTGGAGACAAAGACTTCGACTATGCACTGGCGCAGACCCTGAACTATCTCAGTAATCTTTTCGATGTTCTCCCCGGCTTTACCTATCTTGACGATGCGAAAGGGAAAAATGCCTATGCAAGTCCGGCCAACTACATGGGCCGCTCAGACGGCACGGTTCTTTTCGGCTTGCGTTTTCTTCAGGAGTTTTTGAATCAGCCAGCCTATCCCGCCGCTTACATCGCAGCGGTATGCGCGCATGAATTTGGGCACATCGCACAATATAAATATGGAATAGACGACCGCCTGGGTGGGCAGCCAACGGTTAAAAGAATAGAGTTGCACGCGGACTATTTGGCAGGATATTTCGCAGGTCGCCGCAAGCTCGACAACGCGAATTTTCCGGCGGCGGTTATCGCCCAGGCACAGTTCAGCGTAGGAGATCACGCGGTTGATCATCCCGGCCATCACGGTACACCGGACGAGCGCGGTAATGCCGTAAAAGCCGGTTTTCTTGCGAGTTACCATCGACGCCTAATGTTCAAGGACGCACTCGAAGCCGGCGTAGATTATGTTAAGACCCTCTAA
- a CDS encoding DUF2332 domain-containing protein, with amino-acid sequence MHDEAVRNAFLVQARACDSLGSPFTARLCRAVSARLDRQTEVGQKILSWPGDVGPSGDSVPLRLAGALHALAIEDKITPLVDIAPENDDKLWQACEDALRFHAAFILERLKSPPQTNEVRRSAVLLPGFLTIAALVGKPLALSEVGASAGLNLQFDRYQYRLGDLAWGEKSDVFLSPEWRGNASPPDRRIEVIERAGCDLNPLDPSSAEDRLRLMSYVWADQTDRLERTAAALQIAVENGLHVEKADAIDWLKRRLATPHSGATHVIYHSVAWQYLPDALKQTGEALIAEAGARATPEAPLARLQMEADQTPGSAAITLQIWPTGEKQEIGRADFHGRWVEWRGWKAN; translated from the coding sequence ATGCATGATGAAGCCGTAAGAAATGCGTTTCTCGTTCAGGCGAGGGCTTGCGACAGCCTCGGCTCGCCCTTTACCGCAAGGCTTTGCCGCGCAGTCTCGGCGCGGCTGGACCGCCAGACGGAAGTGGGCCAAAAAATCCTGTCCTGGCCGGGCGATGTCGGCCCCTCCGGCGATTCCGTTCCCTTGCGGCTGGCGGGCGCCCTGCATGCGCTTGCCATTGAGGACAAGATCACGCCGCTTGTCGATATCGCACCCGAAAACGACGATAAGCTGTGGCAGGCCTGCGAAGATGCGTTGCGCTTTCATGCAGCCTTTATCCTCGAGAGGTTGAAATCACCACCGCAGACCAACGAAGTCCGCCGTTCCGCAGTGCTGCTGCCGGGGTTTCTGACGATTGCGGCGCTTGTCGGCAAGCCGCTGGCGCTTTCGGAAGTTGGCGCCAGCGCCGGGCTGAACCTGCAATTTGACCGTTACCAGTATCGACTGGGCGACCTCGCATGGGGTGAGAAGTCGGATGTCTTTCTTTCGCCGGAATGGCGCGGAAACGCATCGCCGCCCGATCGTCGGATTGAGGTCATCGAGCGCGCCGGCTGCGATCTCAACCCGCTCGATCCGTCATCCGCCGAGGATCGCCTGCGCTTGATGTCCTATGTCTGGGCTGACCAGACCGACAGGCTGGAGCGAACAGCAGCGGCTCTACAGATTGCCGTGGAGAACGGCTTACACGTCGAAAAGGCCGATGCGATCGACTGGCTGAAACGACGCCTTGCCACACCGCATTCGGGCGCCACCCATGTCATCTACCATTCCGTCGCCTGGCAATATCTGCCGGATGCCTTAAAGCAGACCGGAGAAGCCTTGATTGCCGAGGCAGGCGCCCGCGCCACGCCGGAGGCTCCGCTTGCCCGCCTGCAGATGGAAGCGGACCAGACGCCGGGCAGCGCCGCGATTACCCTGCAAATCTGGCCGACTGGCGAGAAACAGGAAATCGGCCGCGCCGATTTTCACGGGCGTTGGGTGGAATGGCGCGGCTGGAAAGCGAACTAA
- a CDS encoding MaoC family dehydratase, with the protein MAKDIGLAEIKSLVGTEMGVSDWIIVDQTMIDAFAKATLDEQFIHTDPERAKAESPFGGTIAHGFLTLSLLSALYYDAVPPIREQIMGLNYGFDAVRFVAPVKSGARVRGRFILAEARFRGAAMLMTTYDVTVEIENERKPALTARWTTITQFNPEDRPDDI; encoded by the coding sequence ATGGCAAAGGACATAGGGCTGGCGGAGATTAAAAGTCTCGTCGGCACGGAAATGGGCGTTTCCGACTGGATCATCGTCGATCAGACGATGATTGACGCCTTCGCAAAAGCAACTTTGGACGAACAGTTCATCCACACGGACCCGGAGCGCGCCAAAGCGGAAAGCCCCTTCGGCGGTACTATCGCGCATGGGTTCCTGACGCTGTCTTTGCTTTCGGCGCTGTATTACGACGCCGTGCCCCCTATTCGCGAGCAGATCATGGGCCTCAATTACGGCTTCGACGCCGTGCGTTTCGTCGCGCCGGTTAAAAGTGGTGCGCGGGTGCGCGGCCGGTTCATCCTGGCGGAAGCCCGCTTTCGCGGCGCCGCCATGCTGATGACGACCTATGACGTGACAGTGGAGATTGAAAACGAAAGAAAGCCGGCGCTCACCGCCCGCTGGACGACGATCACCCAGTTCAATCCGGAGGACAGGCCGGACGATATCTGA